The Carassius auratus strain Wakin chromosome 5, ASM336829v1, whole genome shotgun sequence genome includes a window with the following:
- the LOC113072071 gene encoding galactosylceramide sulfotransferase, with translation MMGGKPVRQWRSICKGLILGALLTICMILLYCLSASEVQFGPQEVPVPYSCAHRPSASHSSTISNSSHNASGQRICTPKVDIMFMKTHKTASSTFLNILFRFGEKHHLKFAFPNSRNDFFYPSPFHRSQVKDYRPGMCFNIICNHMRFNAAEVAKVLPADTSYITILRDPAALAESSFHYFGRVVPLTWRLSGDDKMREFLTDPKLYYDPEGFNSFYLKNLLFFDFGQDSNLNPDDPKVDEAIEAISKHFHLVMLVEYFEESLILLKDALCWDMEDLLFFKLNARKGSTVSKLTPELRAKALEWNAIDWKLYQYFNTTFWHKVDAYGHERMARDVAELQRRNAEMASICIEGGHAVDAGSILETSMQPWQPIGEKSIMGYNLKNNVDKAHQNLCRKMLTPELQYLTDMGVNLWITRLWGHIREILHW, from the exons ATGATGGGTGGAAAGCCAGTGAGGCAGTGGAGGTCCATCTGTAAGGGACTGATCCTGGGCGCGCTCCTGACCATCTGCATGATTCTTCTGTACTGTCTGTCAGCCTCAGAGGTCCAGTTTGGCCCGCAGGA GGTCCCAGTGCCTTACTCATGTGCTCACCGCCCCTCAGCTTCCCACTCCTCAACAATCTCTAACAGCTCCCATAATGCCTCTGGGCAGCGAATCTGCACTCCAAAAGTGGACATCATGTTCATGAAAACCCATAAAACAGCTAGTAGCACTTTCCTCAACATTCTCTTTCGCTTTGGTGAAAAGCACCACCTCAAATTTGCCTTCCCCAACAGCCGCAATGACTTCTTTTACCCGTCCCCTTTTCATCGCTCACAAGTGAAGGACTACAGGCCCGGAATGTGTTTCAACATCATCTGTAATCACATGCGTTTCAATGCTGCTGAGGTGGCCAAAGTGCTTCCAGCCGACACCTCGTACATCACAATCCTCCGGGACCCGGCTGCTCTCGCGGAGTCCTCGTTTCATTATTTTGGACGCGTTGTGCCTCTCACTTGGAGGCTTTCTGGAGATGATAAGATGAGAGAATTCCTGACGGATCCAAAGCTTTACTACGACCCAGAGGGATTCAATTCGTTCTATCTCAAAAACTTGCTTTTCTTTGACTTTGGACAGGATAGTAACTTAAATCCAGATGACCCAAAGGTGGACGAGGCCATTGAAGCAATCTCCAAGCACTTCCATTTGGTAATGCTAGTGGAGTATTTCGAAGAGTCGCTCATCTTGCTCAAAGATGCGCTCTGCTGGGACATGGAGGACTTGCTCTTCTTCAAACTCAATGCCCGGAAAGGTTCAACTGTATCTAAACTGACTCCAGAGCTCAGGGCCAAAGCGCTGGAGTGGAACGCCATCGATTGGAAGCTTTACCAGTATTTCAACACCACCTTCTGGCATAAAGTGGATGCTTACGGCCATGAGCGCATGGCGAGAGATGTCGCAGAGCTGCAGCGCAGAAATGCAGAAATGGCTTCCATTTGCATTGAAGGAGGCCATGCTGTCGATGCAGGAAGCATCTTAGAGACTTCCATGCAGCCGTGGCAACCCATCGGTGAGAAGTCGATTATGGGATACAATCTGAAAAATAATGTTGACAAAGCACACCAGAACCTCTGCAGGAAGATGCTCACGCCAGAGCTGCAGTATCTCACTGATATGGGTGTCAACCTGTGGATAACAAGACTGTGGGGTCACATCAGAGAGATCCTTCACTGGTAG